CCTGGGCCGGGGCCAGCGGGGCGGCCGCCGCGGGCGGGGAGGCGGGCGGCGGGGCGGGGGACGGCCAGGCCCTCCCGGCCTGCGGCCCCGCGGGGCCGCAGGCCGGGCGCGCTCCCGGGCGGGGCGCCGACCCGCCGTGGCAGTCGGCGGCCGCGGCCGCCGAGGGGCCCGGCCCCTACGGGACGCCGGCTCCGGTGGCGGCATGGGTCGAGGTCTTTGGCCGCCACGGGGCCCCCGGTGCCGGCGGCCCCGCCCCACCCGGCGAGGCGACGGCGCCGGCGGCCACGGGGCCGTCGCCCGCCGGACGGGCGGTCGCCGACGGCCGCGACCTCCTGCGGCACCTCCAGCCCCTGGGGCAGGTGGTGGGCACCTACCTGGCCTGCGCGGGTCCCGACGGCCTCTACCTGGTGGACCAGCACGCGGCCCACGAGCGCATCTACTTCGAGCGCTTCCTCCGGGAGGGCGACGCGCCCGGCGGCGTGCCGGCGCAGGTGCTGGCGGTGCCCGTGGTGGTCGACCTGCCGCCGTCGGAGGCCGCCCTGCTGGTGGAGCACGCCGCCGCCGTGGCGAGGCTGGGGTTCCGCGTCGAGCCCTTCGGCCCGCACGCCGTCGCGGTCCGCGCCGTGCCGGCGGCGCTGGCCGACCGGCCGACGGCGGCCCTGCTGAGCGATCTCCTCTCCCGCCTCTTGACCGAGGCGGTGCTGGGCGAGGGGGACGGCGCCGTCGCGGGTCGGGATCATGGGCCGCCGCCGGATCCGGGGGCGGGGGCAGCCCGGGGGCGGGTGCGGGCGTCGTCGACGGACGGCGCGGGGGACGGCGCGGGGGCGACGCCCGGGTCGGCGGGCACCCCCGCCTCCCTGACGGCCCTCGACACCGAGCGCGCCGCCCGCATCCTGGCCGCGTGCAAGGCGGCCATCAAGGCGGGGGACCGGCTCCATCCCCGGGAGATGGCCCAGCTGCTGGCCGACCTGGCCGCCTGCCGGCAACCATATGCGTGCCCCCACGGGCGGCCGACGGTGATCCGCCTCGGCGTCGAGGAGCTGGAGCGCCGCTTCGGCCGCCGCGGCGGAGGGTGATCCGGCGTGGACCCCTCGCCGGCACCGCCCCTGATCGTCATCGTCGGGCCGACGGCCGTCGGGAAGACGGAGCTCTCGCTGCTGCTGGCTGAGCTGCTGCCGGTGGAGGTGGTGTCGGCCGACTCCACCCAGGTGTATCGCGGTCTCGACATCGGCACCGACAAGGTGGACCCGGCGGTGCGGCGCCGGATCCCCCACCACCTGATCGACATCCGCGACCCGGACGAACCCTACAGCGTGGCCGACTTCCGGCGGGACGCCGCGGCCGCCATCGCGGACATCCGCAGCCGGGGGCGCTTCCCCGTGCTGGTGGGCGGCACGGGGTACTACGTGACCGCCCTGCTCTTCGGGTACGAGTTCCAGCCGGTTCGTCCCGATCCGGCGCTGCGCCGGCGGCTGGAGGAGGCCTACGAGCGGCTGGGGCCCGAGGCCCTGCACCGGCAGCTGGCGGCCGTCGACCCCCAGCGGGCGGCGGCGATCCACCCCCATGACCGCAAGCGCCTGGTGCGGGCGCTGGAGATCTGGCATCAGACGGGCCAGCCGCCGAGCCGGTTCGTCCCGTCCCGGCGCGCGTCGCCGGCCTTCGACGCCCGGCTGTACGGCCTGACCGACCACCGGCAGCGGGTGTACCGCGCCATCGCCGCCCGGGTCGACCGGCAGCTGGCCCGGGGGCTCGTGGACGAGGTCCGGCGGCTGCTGGCGGCGGGCTACGGGCCCGAGCTGCCGGCGATGCAGGCGCTGGGCTACAAGGAGATCGTCGGGTACCTCCGGGGCGAGTACGACCTCGCCGAGGCGCGCCGGCGGCTGATCCGCAACACCCGTCGCTACGCCAAGCGCCAGTGGACCTGGTTTCGCCACCAGCTGCCGGGCGTGCGCTGGTTCCACCGCTCCCAGTGGTCGCTGCCCGCCATCGCGCGGGCCATCGCCGAGGAGGTGCGGGGGGAGCGGGGGGGAGGGTGACGGTGGAGCCCACCGTCCGCACCCGGTAGTCGGTCCCTTCCGTGGTGCGAGGGGAGGGTGACGGCGGCGCGCCGCCCCGGCGGCGCGCCCGCGGCTGGGGGCCGGGGGCCGCGGGCGACGCCGGCCGCCAAGTGGTCCGTGGTCTCGATGGGGCCGGGCGTCCAGCGCCTTGGCCGTGCTCCAGCCTGGCGAGGGCGGGGCGGTCTGCGGTCCCGAACCGGCCGGGCGTACAGCGGCTCGGCGTTCCCGTGCCCGAGCGTGGCGAGGGCGCAGCGGCCCGCGGCCTCGAGGCGGCCGGGCGTCCGCGGTGGCCGGCGCCGAGGCCCGAGGGTGGCGCCGACCGGGGGTGGGCGGGTCGGGCGGGCGCTCGGCACGGCCCCGGCGTCATGGGCGAACCGGGCCGCCGGGCCTGTCGGCCTCGGGATCCGCGGGATCCGGCGCCGCCCGGCCGCCCGCACGCCGCGCCGGCGCCCGCGGCCCCGGAGCTCGGCGCTGCGGGGCGACGTTGCCCTCCCGTGGGTGCCCGTCGCCGCCGGCCGGCGCGGCCCCGGGGTCGCCGTCGCAGACGGGGCAGGCGCCGCGGACCAGGGCCTCGGCGCGAAGGAGGAGGGGGGCCTCCGCCCGCCCCAGGCGGTATCCTTCCCGACGGCCCCGCCGCCGGCCGACGGCGTAGCCGAGGGCCACGGCGAAGAGCAGGGCGCCGACGGCCGCCGCCCATGCCGTGGGCCCCTCCGGGCCCGCCGGCCGCGGGGCGGCGGCCATGCCCGCGGCGACCCATTCGGCCATGGTCTCACCCCTCCGGACGATGGCCCGGTGCGCTGGGGTCGGCGACGGGTGCGGCGGCGCCCTGCGGTGGGGGCTCCGCGACCCCGCCCGGGGCAGCTCCCGGGGCGTCCGGCCCGGCCCGCCCGGGGCCGCCCCGCCGCCCCAGCAGGCCGGCGGCCAGGGCCACGGCGCCCGTGGCGGCGGCCCGCACGGGATCCCAGGTCGCGGCCAGCCACCCCAGGGCGAGGGCGGTCAAGAGGGCTTCGCCGGGGCCCAGGCGGACGGCCCAGTTGCGCCGCGGCCCCGCCGCGGCCCCGACCCCGGGCGAGCCGGGCAACCCGGGCCGGACCGCCGCGGGCCGCCGTCCCGGCCCCCCGCCCCCCGCCGCGCCCAGGGCGCCCGGCGATCCGACCCCCTCGCGGCGCAGGTCGACCCAGTCGTCCAGCATCTGCACCGCGCCGATCAGGGCCAGAGCGGCCAGGGCGTCGGGCACACCTGCCGTCAGGACCGCCAGCGCCACCGCCAGGGCCGTCTCCTGCCACGCCCGCAGGCCGAGGGGGAGCCGCTGGCCGGCCCCGTGGGCCATGCCCCAGGCGTAGCTGGCCCAGAACAGCGACAGGGCGTCCCGCGGCGAGAGGGCGGCGGCCAGTGCGAAGGCGGCGAGGGCGTACGCGACCGCGGCGCCGCCGAGGGGGACCGCGACGTTCGGCTGGCCGGTGACGGCGTCCTCCTGCTGGTCGAGGACGTCGTCCATCAGCTTGACCGCGATCCCCGTGGCGACGACGGCCAGCACCCGGGCGGCCACGGGAGGCGCCCCCGGCGGCAACCACCCCGATGCGAGCCACCGCCCGAGCTCGGCCGTCATGTCCCCACCCCCGCCATGCCCCCACCCTCCCCGCGCCCCGACCCTCCTGGGAGGGACGGGGCGTCCCGCCGGCCTCCGCAACCCGCCGCGACCGCCGTCCCGCGCCCGTGCCCGGTGACCGGGGCCGGGCGGCAGTCACCGGGTGCCGGGCGGGGGCGCCCCGGACCGTCGCCGCCTCGCGCCGCCCGACTCCCCCGCAGCCCTCCCGGCCGGGGCCGGCCGCAGCCCTCCCGGCCGGCGGCGCCCGAAGGCGGCCCGGGGTGCGGGCCGCGTCCTCACACGTACCGGGCCACGAACCGCCGCACCTCGCGGAACCCCGTCCGCTTCAGCGCCGAGATGGGGAACACGGGCCGCCCGTGGAAGACCCGGCGGATGGTGACGAGGCCCGCCGCGGCCGCGGGCAGGTCCATCTTGTTGGCCAGGACGGCGTAGGGCGCCCGCAGGGGCAGGTAGCGGGCGATCTGGACCTCCACCTGGGCGATGGCCGCCCGCCCCTGGCGTCCGACGCGGTCGGCGTCGACCACGTGCAGGACCGCGTCCGCCAGGCGCAGCGCCCGGAGGGTCTGCGCCACCGCGAGGCGCACGTGCCGGTCCTCGTCGATGCCGTCCACCAGCCCTGTGGAGTCCGTCAGCACGACGACCCGGGCCCGCTTGCGGGCGGGCAGCGACACCGCCAGCGACTGCAGGCCGCGGGTGGTGTGGGGCTCGTCCCCCACCAGCAGCGGCCGGTCGCGCTCCACGTGGCAGGACCGGGTGAAGGTCCCGCCTTCCGCCGCCTGCACCGTCATCTCCGCCCGCTCGACCCCGAGATAGCGCGCGAAGTTCAGCAGGAAGAGGGTCTTGCCGGCGTTGGCCTGACCGATGATCAGGGCCGTCCTCACGGCCACCCCTCCCCGCGGCCGGGGGCCGGGTCGAAGTCCGCCGCGGTCAGGCGCATGAGCTCTTCCCGCCCGGCGCCGGGGCGCTCCAGCAGCCGCACCGCCTGCCGCCGGATGGCCCGTTCGATCAGGTTGCGCACGGTGCGGGCGTTGCCCGAGCGCTCGCCGAAGCCGGGCGGCAGGGCGAGCAGGATCTCCCGCAGGCGCTGCTCCGCGCCGGCATCCAGCACGTACTGGCGCTGCCCCGCCATCTGGTGGGCGATGGCCACCAGCTCCTCCACCGTGTAGTCCGGGAAGGTCAGGTGGATGGGGAATCGGGAGCGGAGGCCCGGGTTGGTCTGGAGGAACCAGGCCATCTCCTGCCGGTACCCCGCCAGGATCACCACCAGGCGCTGCCGGTGATCCTCCATCTGCTTGACCAGGGTGTCGATGGCCTCCTTGCCGAAGTCCTTCTCGCCGCCCCGGGCCAGGGAGTAGGCCTCGTCGATGAACAGCACCCCGCCCAGGGCCTGGTGGATGACGTGGCGGGTCTTCTGCGCCGTGTGGCCGATGTACTCGCCCACCAGATCCGCCCGTTCCACCTCCACCAGGTGGCCCTTCTCCAGGACGCCCAGGGCCCGGAGCAGTCGGGCCAGGATCCGGGCCACGGTGGTCTTGCCGGTGCCGGGGTTGCCGGTAAAGACCATATGCAGCGTCAGGGGTTCGTTGATCAGGCCGACCCGGGAGCGGCGCTCGCGCACCGTGACGTAGGCGCGGATCTCCCGGATCACCCGCTTGACGTGATGGAGGCCGATGAGGGCGTCCAGGTCGGCCAGGGCCGCCTCGATCTCCCGCTCGCGCTGCCGTTCGTCCTCGGTGACCGGCGGCGCCGGTTCCCGCTCGAGCCGATGCAGGTAGTCCACCGCCTGGGGCGGCGCGATGCGCCCCTCCTCGATCCAGCGCAGGACCTCGTCGGGCGACGACGGTTGCGGCGGCCGCCGCGGCAGCTGTCCGTCCCGGCGCGGTGGCATCCGTCCGTCCCGGGAGGGGTGGGGGAGCACGACGCGTTCCATGGAACCACCTCCGGCCGGCATCGTTCCAGTCTATTCCCCGGCAGGCCCACCGGTGCGGGACGGCGCCGGGGGCGCGGCGGGCGACGGGCCGCCGCGGGAGGGTCCGCGGGGGCGGTGGTAGAATGGCGATGGGACGCGGCCCGCGGTCCGCGGCACGGGGCCGGGCGGCGGCACGCCGAGGTGCCGGCGCCGGGCGCCGGGAGGCGATGCGGCCCGGCGAGGGCCGCGAGGCGCCGCCAGCCCGCCAGCGGGACGAACGCGGCCGCGCCCTGGGCGGTCCCGCATGCCCGCCGCCGGGAGGTGGCCCATGGGACGAGGACGCGAGCCGATGGAATCCGCCGGTGAGGAGGCCAGAGAGCCCATGGCGCCGGGCGCGCCTGCGACGTCGGCCGTTCCTGCGGCGTCGGCCGCGGCGGCGGCCGGGCCCCAGGACCCCCGAACGGCCCAGGAGCGCCGCGGCCCCGAGCGCGCCTTGCTGGTCGGCGTCGCCTGGGGGCGAGGGGGACGGCTGTCCTTCGACGAGCGGATGGAGGAACTGCGCGAGCTGGCCCGGTCGGCCGGCGCGGAGGTGGTGGGGGAGATCCGACAGCGCCGCGGTCGACCGGACCCCGCCACCCTGATCGGCCCCGGCAAGGTCCAGGAGGTGGCCGAGGCGCGACGCCGGCTGGAGGCCGACGTGATCATCTTCGACCGCAACCTGACCCCGGCGCAGCAGCGCAACCTGGAGCGGGCCATCGGCGGCAAGGTGATCGACCGGACCCAGTTGATCCTGGACATCTTCGCCGCCCGCGCCCGCACCCGCGAGGGGCAGCTCCAGGTGGAGCTGGCCCAGCTCCAGTACCTGCTGCCGCGCCTGGTGGGCATGGGCGAGGCGCTGTCCCGGCTGGGCGGCGGCATCGGGACCCGCGGTCCCGGCGAGACCCGCCTCGAGGTGGACCGGCGGCGCATCCGCGGGCGCATCGCCGAGCTGCGGCGCATGCTGTCCGAGGTGCGTCGCCACCGCGCCGTGCAACGCCGGGGGCGCCGGCGGGCGGGGATCCCGGTGGTGGCCCTGGTCGGCTACACCAACGCCGGCAAGACCACACTGCACGCCGCCCTGGTGCGGCGCTTCGGGGAGGCCGCCGGCCCCGTGACGGCGGGCCGGGATCGCCTGTTCGACACCCTGGATCCCACGGTGCGGCGGGTCGTCTGGCCCGGCGTGGGTCCCGTCCTGGTGGCGGACACCGTCGGGTTCATCCACGACCTGCCGCCGCAGCTGATCGCTGCCTTCCGCGCCACGCTGGAAGAGGTGCTGGACGCCGACCTCCTGCTCCACGTGGTCGACGCCTCCCAGCCCCGCTGGCCGGTGGACGTGGAGACGGTGGAAGCCATCCTCGACGACCTCGGCGCGCGGCAACCCCGGCTCCTGGTGATGAACAAGATGGACCGGGTGCCGGGCTGGGGACCCGAGGCGAACCGGCCACCCGCCGACGGTCCCGTGGGTGGCGACGGCCGGGATGCGCCGGGGGCCGGCCGGGATGCCGGTGCGGTCCGCCTGTCCGCGCGCACCGGCGAGGGGCTGGAGGCCCTGGCCGCGGCGGTCGCCGCCCTCCTCGAGCGGGGACGGTGGCGCGTGACGGTGTGGGTGCCCTACCGTCGCCCGGATCTGAGGGCGCGCATCCACGCCGCCGGCTCCGTCCTGGCGGAGGAACCCGGCCCCGACGGGTGGGCGGTGACGGCGCTCCTCCCGGAGGCGGAGGTGGGTCGGCTGGAGCGGTCCGGCTGCCGCCTCGTAACCGCCGCCGGCACCGCCGCCGGCGCCGCGGCCGGGGCGGAGGCCTCCTCGTGACGCGGGCGCCGGGGCCGCCGGGCGAGCGCACCGCGGGGGACATCCGGCTGCGTCGGCCCGGCGGACGCCCGGCGGCGCCGGCCCGAACGTCCATGGGGCCACGGGTTCACGGCGGAAGGGAGGCGGCCCGGTGGGAGCGACGTCCATGCGGCCGGGGGAAGCGGGCTGGTTCGCGGCGGCGATCGGGGCGGATCCCGGCGGGGCGCCCTGGTGGCTGGGCGCCCTGGCCTCGCTGGGCATCGTGGTGGGCCTGCTGGGTACGCTGGTCCCCGTGCTGCCCGGCCTGCCGCTGGTGTTCGTCTCCATCGCCGGCTACGCCGTCGCGACGGGCTTTCGCGTCATCTCCGCGACGGCTTTGGGCGTCATGCTCGTCGCCACCGTGGCGGGGATGGCCCTGGAGTACGGCCTCGGCCCCGCCGCCGCCCGGCGGCGGGGTGCCAGCCGAGCCGCCTTCTGGGCCGCCATTCTGGGGGGCCTCGTCGGGGGCGTCACCTTCCCGCCCTGGGGCATCGTCCTCGGCCCGCTGGCCGGGGCGGTCCTGGGGGAGCTGCTGAGCGGCCGTACGTGGCAGCAGGCGCTGGCCGCGGGCTGGACCACGGTGGTGGGCCTGCTGGTGGGCTTGCTGCTGGAGCTGGGCATCGGGCTGGCGATGGCGATCTACTTCTGGACGCGCGTGTTCTGAAGGTGGACGCGCGTTCGGATTCTGAAGGGCGTGCCGGAAACCGTACGCACCGCGGCGGAGCGGCGGGCGCCATAGGCCGAGAAGGGCGCCGTTGGCCGGCAAGGTGGCAAGTCAGGCCGGCAAGGGGGCAAGTCAAGACGCCGCTTGCGCCAAGCCCACCCCCGCAGCGCCCGAGCCCGGTCCCCGACCGCGCCCTGTCCCAGCCGGGACCCGTCCCCGACCGCACCCGTCGGCCGAGCAGGGGCTCCACGGGCTCGGCTCATGCCATCCGGCGGAGCAGCGCCACCACCTTTCCCAGGACGCGGACGTCGCGGACCCGGATGGGCTCCATCGCCGGATTCTCCGGCTGCAGCCGGATGCCGTCGCGCTCGCGGTAGAAGCGCTTGACCGTCGCCTCGTCGTCCAGCAACGCGACGACGATGTCGCCGTCCTCGGCGGTGTCCTGGCGGCGCACGATCACGTAGTCCCCGTCCAGGATGCCGGCACCGATCATGCTGTCGCCCCGGATGCGAAGGGCGAAGACCTCGCCTTCCGGCAGGAGGTCGGAGGGGAGGGGGAGGACGTCCTCGATGTTCTCCACCGCGAGGATCGGCCGACCCGCCGTCACCTGACCGACCAGGGGCACCGCCACGGTGCGCGTCCGCACGCCAGCCTCGCCGCGCACCTCGATGGCCCGCGGCTTCGTGGGATCTCGTCGGATGTAGCCCTTGCGCTCCAGTTGGGCGAGATAGGTGTGGACCGTCGAGGTGCTCTTCAAGCCGACCGCCTCGCCGATCTCGCGCACCGACGGCGGGTAGCCCCGCTCGCGCACGGACGCCTTGATGAACTCCAGGATCTCCCGCTGACGGCGGGTGAGTTCCTCCAACGCCGGCACCTCCTGCTATGGCCATCCGTCGCGCCGGCCGGGAGCCGGATCCCAGCGAGGGCCCTCGCCACGGGCCCCATGGGTCCTCGCCAGGGCCGGGCCGCCTCCTCGGTGCCCCCGACCGCCCCGCACGGTTGGTCCCCCGGAGCCGGGCCGGCCCGTCGGGGGACGTCGGGCGCCGCTAGCAGGCCGAGGAAGCGGGCCGACTGCCGAATACGGGACGAATATAGGTTCTGCAAACAGGCGTTCCATCCGGGTATTCGGGGCCGCCGGCCCGATTCCTCCTACGCCCGGCTCGATTCCTGCTGCGCCCGTCGCGTTGCTGCACCCTGCGCCCGTCGCGTCGCGCAGCCGCCACGGCTGCCCACCCCGGACCGCCGGCCTCCCTTCCAAAGCGTGACGAGGGAAGGCTTGACGAGGGAACACACGTTCCCTATCATGGGGGCATCGGCAAAACGGGTGTTCGGTCGAGGGAGGGGACGGCATGCTGGTGGGTCGGGCGCAGGTGCGGTGGGCGGACCGGGTGACCCGGGGGTCGGTCCGTTCGGAGGGCCGGGGGATGCGGACGAACGCGGCGCCGACCGGCAAGACCGAGGCCTTCGGCCCCGGCGGTGGCGGAGAAGGCGTCGACCGCCTTCGCCGGCGCGCCATGCAAGCGCCGGCGGTACGGCGGCGTCGGTACCGCTGGCGGCCGACGCGGCGCCCGGCGATGGTCGGCCTGGTGCTGATCCTCCTGCTGCTCGGGGCGCTGGGGCGGGAGAGCGAGCCGTCCAGCACGGCGCCGGTGCCGACGCCGATGGCGGCGGCCCGACTCGCCCGAGACGCGGGGCCCGCGTCCCGGATGGACCTGGCTGCCGGCATCGCGGCTGCGGGAGCCGCAGCAGGCGGTGACGAGGCCGCGGCCTCGCCGGTTCGCGGCCTGGGGGCGGTGGATCGCGTGGACGGTGACGGGGCCGTGCAGGTGGTGGTTCGTCCCGGGGACACCCTGTGGGAGGTGGCGCAACGGCTCGGCCGACCGGGTCGCGATCCCCGCGAGGGCGTGGCGGCGATCATGGAGGCCAGCGGCCTGTCCACGGCGGCGCTGCGGCCGGGGATGGTGCTGACGGTGCCGGCCGACTGGGTCGGCCGCTGACCGCCGGATCGAAGCCGGCGGCCGGTGGCAGCCGCCGGCCGCCGGCCGCTGCCGCGGGCCGCCGTCGGCCGCCGTGCACCGTTGGCGGGCAGCGGTCCGCCCGTGAGTCCGCAGCGGTCCCCAAAGTGCGCAGCCCTAAGTTCGCATAAGTAGCATTATGTTAACTAACGCGTGGCGAGCCGACCTCCTCGCGCACGGCCGCCCTGGGTCGTGGGCCTTCGAGGGCACCCGCCACCCAGCCGACCGGCCGGCGCTGTTCATCAGCCTCGCCAAGCTGGTAAGCCGGAGCCGCTGGCCTTGGCCACCGGCGTTGGATCCGCGCGGCGCCGCGGCGCGGGGAGCCAACGTTACAGCGGCGACCCCCTACAGCGGCGACTCGGATCCGAACCGCGGCGGCCGCTTGGCGCGCAGCGAGGCCAGCCCTTCTTCGGCGTCCGGCAGCGTGAAGCCCAAGAACTCCAGGGCTGTGGACGTGTCGAAGATCGGGCCGGCCCACCGCAACCAGTTGTTGAGCGCGTACTTGGTCCAGCGGAGGGCCGTCGGGCTGCCCTCGGCCAGACGTCGGGCGATGGACAGGGCGGCCTCCCGGGCCTGCCCGTCGTCGACACAGAGCGACACCAGGCCCATGCGTTCGGCCTGCTCCCCCGTCAGCGGTTCGTTGAGGAGCAGGTGGTACTTGGCCTTGGCCATGCCGATCAGCAGCGGCCAGATGATGGCGGCGTGGTCGCCCGCGGCCACGCCCAGGCGGACGTGGCCGTCCAGCAGCCGGGCGCTGCGGGCCGCGACGGAGATGTCGGCGAGCAGCGCCACGGCAAGACCCGCGCCCACCGCCGGGCCCTCGATGGCGGAGACGATGGGCTTGGAGCAGTCGATCACGTTGTAGACCAGGTCGCGGGCCTCCTTCCACACCCGCACCCGCGTCTTCGGGTCCTGGATGATGGCCTCCACGAGGCGGAAGTCGCCGCCGGCAGAAAAGGCCTTCCCGGCACCCCGGACCAGGACCACGCGCACCGCGGGGTCTTCGTCCAGGTCGCGCCAGATCCGGGTCAGCTCCGAATGGGTTTCGGCATCGACCGAATTGAGGGTCTCCGGCCGCTCGAGCACCACCTCGAGGATCCCGGGCTCCGCCCAGGCCAGCCGCAGCCGTCCATACCGCGCCCACCACGCCGACATGGACCCTTCCCCTCCCCGCCCGTTCGTCCGCCGAATGCCGTCGGCGCCGCGCGCGAGCCGTCGACCCGGCAAGTCGCCACGATAGGAAAAAGGACGGGGAGGAGTTCGGCCACCCGGTGGCCGAACTCCTCCCATCCCCCTCGACCTCGCGATGCCCGGCTCCTCCCCGCCGTCGCCCCGCGAATGGGCTCGGAGTCTCGCTTGCGGCCCGCGGGCCCCCTCACGGATCACGGTCGCGGAAACGCCGGCTGGTGCCCTCGCACGTCCGTCCCGCGACGTCCCAGGGGGCTCAGGGGCGCACCCGCAGGACGATCTTGCCGCGAACGCCCCCCTCCTCCAGCCGGCGATGGGCCTCGGCCACCTCCTCGAGGGGCAGGACGCCGTCCAGGGCGGGGCGCAATTGGCCGCCCTCGATCAGGGTCCGCAGTGCGTCCAGCTTGTACCGGGCCCGCTCGAGGAAGAGGCCGTGGATCGTCAGGTTCCGGAAGTAGGCCGGGCCCAGGTTGACCTGCCCGCCCAGGATGCTCACCACGCGGCCGTGGGGCCGGGTGACCTCGAAGCTCCGGCCCAACACGTCGCCGCCCACCGTATCCAGCACCAGGTCGACGCCCCGGCCGTTCGTCTCCCTTTGGACGACCTCGACGAAGTCCTGGTTGCGGTAGTCGATGACGCGATCGGCCCCGAGGGACCGGACGAACTCCATGTTCTCGGCCCGGGCCGTGGCGTAGACGAAGGCGCCCGCGGCCTTGGCGATCTGCACGGCGAAGTGGCCCACCCCGCCGGCGGCACCGTGGATCAACACGGTCTCCCCGACCCGCAGCCCGCCGCGGGTGATCAGGGCATCCCACGCCGTGCCGCCGGCCAGCGGCACCGCCGCCGCTTCCGTGTGGGACAG
The sequence above is drawn from the Thermaerobacter sp. FW80 genome and encodes:
- the lexA gene encoding transcriptional repressor LexA, yielding MPALEELTRRQREILEFIKASVRERGYPPSVREIGEAVGLKSTSTVHTYLAQLERKGYIRRDPTKPRAIEVRGEAGVRTRTVAVPLVGQVTAGRPILAVENIEDVLPLPSDLLPEGEVFALRIRGDSMIGAGILDGDYVIVRRQDTAEDGDIVVALLDDEATVKRFYRERDGIRLQPENPAMEPIRVRDVRVLGKVVALLRRMA
- a CDS encoding enoyl-CoA hydratase/isomerase family protein, whose amino-acid sequence is MSAWWARYGRLRLAWAEPGILEVVLERPETLNSVDAETHSELTRIWRDLDEDPAVRVVLVRGAGKAFSAGGDFRLVEAIIQDPKTRVRVWKEARDLVYNVIDCSKPIVSAIEGPAVGAGLAVALLADISVAARSARLLDGHVRLGVAAGDHAAIIWPLLIGMAKAKYHLLLNEPLTGEQAERMGLVSLCVDDGQAREAALSIARRLAEGSPTALRWTKYALNNWLRWAGPIFDTSTALEFLGFTLPDAEEGLASLRAKRPPRFGSESPL
- a CDS encoding DUF456 domain-containing protein; its protein translation is MGATSMRPGEAGWFAAAIGADPGGAPWWLGALASLGIVVGLLGTLVPVLPGLPLVFVSIAGYAVATGFRVISATALGVMLVATVAGMALEYGLGPAAARRRGASRAAFWAAILGGLVGGVTFPPWGIVLGPLAGAVLGELLSGRTWQQALAAGWTTVVGLLVGLLLELGIGLAMAIYFWTRVF
- the hflX gene encoding GTPase HflX produces the protein MESAGEEAREPMAPGAPATSAVPAASAAAAAGPQDPRTAQERRGPERALLVGVAWGRGGRLSFDERMEELRELARSAGAEVVGEIRQRRGRPDPATLIGPGKVQEVAEARRRLEADVIIFDRNLTPAQQRNLERAIGGKVIDRTQLILDIFAARARTREGQLQVELAQLQYLLPRLVGMGEALSRLGGGIGTRGPGETRLEVDRRRIRGRIAELRRMLSEVRRHRAVQRRGRRRAGIPVVALVGYTNAGKTTLHAALVRRFGEAAGPVTAGRDRLFDTLDPTVRRVVWPGVGPVLVADTVGFIHDLPPQLIAAFRATLEEVLDADLLLHVVDASQPRWPVDVETVEAILDDLGARQPRLLVMNKMDRVPGWGPEANRPPADGPVGGDGRDAPGAGRDAGAVRLSARTGEGLEALAAAVAALLERGRWRVTVWVPYRRPDLRARIHAAGSVLAEEPGPDGWAVTALLPEAEVGRLERSGCRLVTAAGTAAGAAAGAEASS
- a CDS encoding LysM peptidoglycan-binding domain-containing protein, which encodes MLVGRAQVRWADRVTRGSVRSEGRGMRTNAAPTGKTEAFGPGGGGEGVDRLRRRAMQAPAVRRRRYRWRPTRRPAMVGLVLILLLLGALGRESEPSSTAPVPTPMAAARLARDAGPASRMDLAAGIAAAGAAAGGDEAAASPVRGLGAVDRVDGDGAVQVVVRPGDTLWEVAQRLGRPGRDPREGVAAIMEASGLSTAALRPGMVLTVPADWVGR
- a CDS encoding GTPase domain-containing protein, which translates into the protein MRTALIIGQANAGKTLFLLNFARYLGVERAEMTVQAAEGGTFTRSCHVERDRPLLVGDEPHTTRGLQSLAVSLPARKRARVVVLTDSTGLVDGIDEDRHVRLAVAQTLRALRLADAVLHVVDADRVGRQGRAAIAQVEVQIARYLPLRAPYAVLANKMDLPAAAAGLVTIRRVFHGRPVFPISALKRTGFREVRRFVARYV
- a CDS encoding AAA family ATPase, encoding MERVVLPHPSRDGRMPPRRDGQLPRRPPQPSSPDEVLRWIEEGRIAPPQAVDYLHRLEREPAPPVTEDERQREREIEAALADLDALIGLHHVKRVIREIRAYVTVRERRSRVGLINEPLTLHMVFTGNPGTGKTTVARILARLLRALGVLEKGHLVEVERADLVGEYIGHTAQKTRHVIHQALGGVLFIDEAYSLARGGEKDFGKEAIDTLVKQMEDHRQRLVVILAGYRQEMAWFLQTNPGLRSRFPIHLTFPDYTVEELVAIAHQMAGQRQYVLDAGAEQRLREILLALPPGFGERSGNARTVRNLIERAIRRQAVRLLERPGAGREELMRLTAADFDPAPGRGEGWP
- the miaA gene encoding tRNA (adenosine(37)-N6)-dimethylallyltransferase MiaA → MDPSPAPPLIVIVGPTAVGKTELSLLLAELLPVEVVSADSTQVYRGLDIGTDKVDPAVRRRIPHHLIDIRDPDEPYSVADFRRDAAAAIADIRSRGRFPVLVGGTGYYVTALLFGYEFQPVRPDPALRRRLEEAYERLGPEALHRQLAAVDPQRAAAIHPHDRKRLVRALEIWHQTGQPPSRFVPSRRASPAFDARLYGLTDHRQRVYRAIAARVDRQLARGLVDEVRRLLAAGYGPELPAMQALGYKEIVGYLRGEYDLAEARRRLIRNTRRYAKRQWTWFRHQLPGVRWFHRSQWSLPAIARAIAEEVRGERGGG
- a CDS encoding zinc-dependent alcohol dehydrogenase family protein, with amino-acid sequence MAATMKAMFIRSFGGPEVFEEREVPIPEPGPGEVLVEVHASSVNPVDYKIRRNGTWAGVQPPAIIGYDVSGVVAAVGPGVTDFKEGDEVYYTPEIFGGRPGSYAQYHVARQEIVARKPENLSHTEAAAVPLAGGTAWDALITRGGLRVGETVLIHGAAGGVGHFAVQIAKAAGAFVYATARAENMEFVRSLGADRVIDYRNQDFVEVVQRETNGRGVDLVLDTVGGDVLGRSFEVTRPHGRVVSILGGQVNLGPAYFRNLTIHGLFLERARYKLDALRTLIEGGQLRPALDGVLPLEEVAEAHRRLEEGGVRGKIVLRVRP